Below is a window of Solanum stenotomum isolate F172 chromosome 7, ASM1918654v1, whole genome shotgun sequence DNA.
CccttaaacttttaaaatgcacaaataggcactttaactatccaactattaaacaaaaaaagtaataCTTGAATCCCACTTGGCAAAAAGAGGCGGGTGCTTTACTTCCTGCTCTTTGTCCATTCGAAGAATAGGGTCTGAAAGGACAACTCTTAATAAGATTAGATGACACGTGATGTGCACTCAATTTGCATGCGTCAGGAGTAAATTTCGAGGCCCACAACagtaaaaaaagagagagtaaattttaggtaaatcatatttgtatgttatagctatagtttgtataattgcgtttcataacaaattttatgtttgatatgactattaatctgtatattttggtatacatatacataaaaaaatatgtatttgggtttatttgtatatttcggtatacaaatgggtgatgcatttgtatatttcggtatacaaatgggtcctgcatttgcatatttcggtatacaaacgggtcctgcatttgtatatttcagtctatttgtatattttggtatacaaatgAGATGGCAAAAAACATGGAATGTtgtgaattacaaataaaagaaactatggctataacatttaatttgaattaatagtttgttatttcatgtaattttcccaaaaaaatatgttgaaatgacaattatacccttaattaacCCCNtgggtcctgcatttgtatatttcggtatacaaatgggtcctgcatttgcatatttcggtatacaaatgggtcctgcatttgtatatttcagtctatttgtatatttcggtatacaaatgagATGGCAAAATACATGGAATGTTTGTtgtgaattacaaataaaagaaactatggctataacatttaatttgaattaatagtttgttatttcatacaatttttccaaaaaaatatgttgaaatgacaattatacccttaattaaccccttttatatatatttttatattttcaaatcaaaatatcattttttccCCTCTTCTTTCAAACCTagctttttttctctctataaCACGGTTTTTGCTTATTTTTAGTGCAAATggcttctattttattttttttgtcattgtgAAAAAAGAGCTGTAATGAAGATTTCTTGGCTTGAAAATAATCCAGGTCGTTGGTTTTTTCAAACCAAATTTTAATGTAATGTcgtttttcttttactttcatTTGAAATTACCTCtagcttcttcaattttatgAAAGTATACTGTCCATAGTATTTGAATACAATTTAAGGTTTTGTTTAGGATTATTGTGCTTCAGGGAGTTGCCAACATACAGTATTTAACCACTATGTATCTCTTTATTTGAGAGATTAAGAGTcatgaaaaatgaaatgaaacggCTGTTGCATTAATCTTGTGCTTGACCTTACAAAGAAAGGAACCAACGACATGGATTGTTTTCAGCATAAATCTTGAACGATTTTTCCTTTGATTCAACATTTGGTTGTAAAATCCCCTACTAGGGTTTTGTGATTTTTGAGAGAGAACCGGTAAATGGGAGAGTCTTTAGTAATTGAATATTgatttaggttttttttaattcttaaatcTACgtgtaaaatttttaattagttgACAGTCATTGAGTGACTCACTAATCCACGTTGGAGCGTTTGCATTTCACGTATTTTGGCTGCAATATATCAAGTGTTTTCTTGTTTAATAGTTGGATAGGTGTCTGCTTGTGCACTTTCAAAGTTTAAgatcaaatttataatttgaagtcaagttaaggATCCTATTTATGTGTTATGCCTACTTTATATGTATagaaatatttattcaaaagaaAGTACAAGCAATTCTCTTTGTTAATaaatcataaagaaaaaaaaagacatttcaATTAAAGATAAAGTAATCATAGTTTAAAATGTCTGAACATTTGATTTTGTATTGATATCAAGTTGTATATTGTTAGTATTATATGCTTGGGTATGATTTTCGATATTTcagtaatttatttataaatatcaaataacatatcaaattaaaattggaaaaaatacctatatatatatatatataaatatcaaaatatcatttaattttacaGTCTTAAATATGACATgtgaaaagttagaattaattttattttattttaaaaaaatatagattgAACACGGAGTATATGCGTTACACAAAATCACTTTCAATTGTGGTAGGTCCACCGTCCAAATAGGTGGAATGTGTTAATGCCACTTTAGAATTTTTATTAAGTGAAGTTTAATTTAAGATACAAGATTTTATTGACAGTTGGACAATATCACTCTCACATTGTTGGATTTTTACATTATGAGGTAAATGAAAAATCACCCTCCAAGATTGTTATTGGGCATACCTACCCAACTTCTAACTtcacattgtttttttttctttttttttttatatgatcaTTGTGGTATCTGGACTAGTTTTCACGCATCTTGACTAATCCTGCAAAAAATCTGCCACCTTCCACCAGCAACAAGTAACTCTATCCACTAATGCTGGGATTGATGGAAAGaatcatttcatatattttttatctctactgaattttaaacttgaaaCATCAGAGTTTTCGACCACTTCATTAACAATTAAGCCATCAGTGCACTTCTAACTTCACATAATATCATCTAATCAAAGACCCTTTTGGCTCATCTATAATTATAAACAAAATTTTGAGCAAGGTAAAGAATTGCACAAATATAAAGTTGGTTTTCATCTCTAAGAAGAATTTTAAAGATCTCTCCTTAAAAGGGAAAACAAATACAGTAAAAAGAAGTAGAGAACTaccaaaatttaacaaataatttcAATACAATATACTCTATAAATCTCTGATTATAGTAAGCATTTACATgtcataaaaactaaaaaaaaatcctgCATCTCAATGATTTTATTTGCTTGATCTCCCCACACTAATGCATTGCACAAAGATCCATCGCGCTTTTTTCTTGCTATATGCTTCTTTTCTCGAGGTAGGTACCAACAGAGACAAATCCAAGACTTAAAAAGTCACTAAGTTCAAAATGAGCGTATTCTTATTAtatcgatatatatatacacatggtTTGATCCAAAAGTAATAGGTTCAACTTGGGTTCAGTCCTAAATCCGCCTCCACGTACCAACATAAGCATTGATCCAGTGTGCAACTTTGTGTTGTACCATAATTACGATGGAGAAACCGACTGAAATCAATTCCTTCATCTCTTCAAGAAGATGTTTGTCagttttaacaaacaaaacaagcATTTGTGCCTCGAACTCGATTCATCACACTATCTTAAAGAGACTTCCAATGCTATTTGTTCCTGCAGACTTAAACCGCTCAACCCTCTAGTCGTTTTGTTTTCTTCAGCGTTAAAGAGTTCTTCATAATACCTCTTCCAATGTGATGGTTTTCTAATTCTCATGATTATATCCCGGCTTTCACTGTTGCCTCTTAGAAGCTGAAGAATCTGTATCGACCCAAAGTTATGATTAATTCTAGTGACACAATTGTAAGGGCGGATGGAAGAGCGCGCGTAGGTGAATGTCAAAAGACAAGAATCAATTAAACATGTGTGCAGTTTCtacttgaaaattaaaatttgatcaaacaATTTCAAGAACTTGCCTGATTTATTCGGGGTCGCTTAATTGAAGACTGCTGCACACATAAAGAAGCAGCTAAGACCATGAGGTTCATCTGTAGTAGGTTGTAGTCATCCACAAGTGAAGGATCAGCGAGTTCTCTGATTCTGTTCTTCTTCAGCAGGGGTTTAGCCtagaataaacaaaaaagagattTCAACGTGTTTACCCGACATAAAAATGATAGATAAGTTATGCAAGAGGCAAACGTACGACGGACATAACTTATATGCACTACAATtgcaatttcatttttttttaacatgtaGTAGCAGGGTACAATCTTATTTTACACATCAGTTATTAGTGCAAAAACTCTTTTGCTTAGTTGGTGTATATCGTAAAACAATGGTGAAGAAACGAGGGATACCCAAATGACGAGGCTTTGCTGTGAGTAATCAAGGGCTCGACGTCCAGTAATAAGTTCCAAAAGAAGCACTCCAAAAGCAAAAACATCAGTTTTTTCATCCACTATGCCATGCATTAAGAACTCGGGAGCAAGATAGCTACAGTCACAAGGTTTTATGACAACATTTTAGAAAGACAAACTCGCAAAAATTAGAAGCATTATATCACAAGCAGGAAAGTAAGGGAAGGCCAAACGTTGTGCACACCCGAATGTTCCTTCGAATTTTCCTACAGTGAGGTGAGTCCATCGCTCTGGTAACCATTTTGCTAGCCCAAAATCACATATCTGAATTTAAAGCAGAAAGTATTTCAGGTTTTATCGATACCTAAAAAGTAAGACGTAAGATTATAAGGATTTCGTTTCCTTGAGTATACTTTCGTAGTTTCATTAAAGCACTTAACAGTTAGGAGAGAAATGTTACTAATAGTTAGAATACCTGAGGTTCGAGGTCCTTCGTGAGCAATATATTTGCTGCCTTAATATCTCTATGGATAATCCTTCTTTGCCCACCCTCATGAAGATACAATATCCCTTTAGCTATCCCTATTGCTACCTTATACCGGATTTTCCATTCTAGTTTCTGCTTCGATGCTGTGATATATCGTAGAATAGAGTTAAAAAAAACAGACGAAAAGATCGACATAATGCATAAGATCTATTGAAGCGTACTAACCATGCAACATATTGGTCAAACTTCCATAAGGAGATAGCTCAAGCACAAGAAAGAGTCCTCCATCAACGGCATAACCGATCAATTTAGCAGTGTTTGGATGATTGATATGAGCCATTATACCTAGCTCAGATAAGAAATCCCCTATTCTCTCATCTTGTGGTCCCCTTGTCAGCCGCTTAACCGCGATAAACTGGCCATTTCGTAACCGTCCTTTATGAACTTCAGCATAACCACCCTTTCCTATCAAATTTTCTGCAGTAAAGAATTGCCAAAGTTTTCACCATCAAAAACTACAAAATTGGAACTTCTTTCATTTAACAATAGTCGTACAACTTTAACTACTAACACTAGGCCTCAATCCGAAGCAAGCTGGTATCAGCTATATGAATTTGTATCGCTCCTTTTTAAATCCGTCTCAATCcaatattataaaaatcaaatctCTAACACTAAAAGTCCTCTACATTTTTACTAGTATATCTTCAACAAACGCAAAAAAACTCCTagcaaacaacaacaataatctACCAGTATAATCCCAAtaagtggggtctagggagggtagagtATACGCAGACATCCCTACCCCTACCTTATAGAGTAGAAAGACGGTTTGTGATAGACGTTTGACTCAAAAAGAGATGAAAAGGAAGTTGTAATACCAATATCaagataataagataaatgaaatGGAAGAAACAAAGTAGGTAGTACTATAGATTTAAGACTAAGCAAACATATAAATGAAACTAATACTCCCGGACGAAAAAGAATAACGCTCGACAACCTACTAACCCTCCACCCTATACTCGACCTCCACTCCTAGCAAACAATGGACCTAAATTAAACGTACTAACATGACTAAAACTTAACAACAACTATGTAGTCACTACATTCAAAGATTCGAGGTGCATTAAAATTCGAGCAGATCGATGACCAACCTTGGTGAAAATAATTGGTTGCAGTTTGAAGCTCAGAGAGGGTGAAAAGTTTCCATTGAGGTTTGAAATAGCTCAAACCATTATCCAGGATAGAATTTGGCATGTCACCGCTACTTGTCTCTCTCATGCTTCTGCTGAACCTTTTGGACAGTTTCAGAGAACTAATTAAAGGATCTTTCGTCATATGTCCTTTCGATTTACTTCTAAATAGCTCGAGAAAACCAGTCCATCTCGAACTAGATCTTTGATTTTTCGAGCCATCAAATTCCGATGTGCTGGCTTTCGAAGAGTCTGATTCAGATTCTGCTGTCCTCAAAAAGTCTTCAAGAACTGTATCTGGAGAAAATGCATTCACTTTTGTTTTCTCCATGGCTAAAGCTCATACGTATCTACCATAAATTAGCAAAAAAATGTTGGATTAATGAACTAAAAACCAACAACATAATGATTTTTCATACCATGCAGAGttaaaaattcaagaattaaaGCTTATAAAAAGACTAATCTCTATAATTAACAAAGAAACTAAGACAAATTacagtaaaaaagaaaaaaagttcatAACTTTAGGAACAGAGCAAGGCCAAAATACAAAAAACAGAGCATCTACCAGAAACTAATACTGATCCATCCCCATTTACGTGACACATTTGAAATTTCGAACAATCAAACTAAAAGAATTTTGACTCGAACTtcttcatatatcttttaaatattttaagttgttaattactaTGATTTATACTACTTTTTacctcaatttcaaaaaaaaaattaaagcttaTGTATTCGAATTCACaatcaaaacttaaaattttgaatttcaaaattccaAACAGCCACAATACAGAAGgaacatttctttctttctttaatcATTTTATACGACGGGTGTTTGACTAGACACGAAATTAAAGTtacaaaatattgaattaaaaaaaatcatgaacagctatttatgcaaaaaaaaaaaaaactagaaatacCCAGAAacagaactaaaaaaaaaaacagagcacAAATTCCAAGAATTGTTCATAAATGGTGTAAGAGATTATATATGATAACATACcagaaagaagatgaagagagaTTTTGTTGAAGTAAGTACAAAGTTCCACAACACAAGTGAACGGTCGAAAAGTTAAATATAGAGATATTGGAATTGGAGCTAAATATATTTCTGGGTTTTAGGAACATTTcatattcacatatttctttttgtcttttttctaatagtagtattttttttgaaataaaggaGAATTCAAACTTTGgctacaaattttaattttaaggttttttttttgttttaattgaggAAGGGGAGTAATACTACTttatattattactcttttgaAACACGCAAAATAGGTTAGatattgttgtattttcttCACAAACAAGCCGCCTAACTTACCCCACTACTCACCAACCAacaaaactcgaaataacgaagaaaaaaaatacaaaaaaacgAGAAACTTCACTTCACTATAACAAGAGCAAAAAAACTTGGTGGGAGCCTTTTACCCATCCCGAATAAAATTTTATGTGGTGTGaatctaaaataattaagtttttataTGGATAGCACACACTCAATGAATATAAGAAGAGGAAATCTTGATAGAGAGCGCTTTCTTCATCCTGAATGGGGTGTTATGTGGcgcaaatataaaataattgggcTTTAATGCGGATATCCGACATCGGACATCGGATGGGTATAAGAAGAGAAAACCTTGGTAGAGAGCGCTTTTCCATCACAATGTTATTACGTGATGCGAATCTGAAATAGTCAGGCTTCAATGCAGGTATTGAACactaaatgaatttttttttaaaaaaaaatattcaagaacGGCTCAATCCCgttcaaaattattgaaaatttagCATCTAAAACTTGATGTTTCACAACAGAATGAAAAAGATACTCAATTTTTGACACATTCCTAATTTTATGGCATTTATgtcaatctaaaaaaaaattaagattattttagtCAAGACaccttttttataaataatcattaaaaaaattattttattatatcaacACTAATAAACcattttttacaataaaaattacCTAACTTCATTTACGTATCACTAAATGATCCAATCCATTTGAATTTTACATTGAatggttattttttaaaaaaaaacacgtaTGATCTTTCATTTAAGGCAGTTGACCCACTTaagctgatttttttttcttttataatatagtttcgagtttgaattaattactcTAACTATTGATTATTCAATTCGTTATTTCAATCATTTAGAGTTTAGGCACTACTTTATTTACATTATTTAGAGGACTAATATACTTTGAAATTTGGATTAATTACGTTTTGTGACCTCATTCAAATCAATTCAACTGATTGACCtaatatataatcaaatttcAGGCTAAATAATTTAACGTTAATAATTATAAGGACCTACAGAGTCACAAGCATCCAAGCTAAGGAGGCTTTTAGAAGCAAAGTAAGACGTATGACGTTTAAAATCGAATTGAAatcaataatttgaattaatttatcggtaatgggttattggtttaatagttttgatttttttattatcagATTATCGGTTTTTAATGGTTTGAGCTTTTTCTTAACGGATTAACCGATAACGcgatagtaaattaataaattatgtttataCCATTAGGTATATAAAGTCCTTGACTTATGattcaatttcatatttttatttctggCAGTATCAAACTTTCGGTTATTCAATAATGTATTAGTGTTGTTTTTGAGCAAGATACAACCTACCAGCTCATGTGCATGGTTTAtttaagtataaattataggaaccacatattataaatactaaataacatcatatcccttctagttttctatttaccaaaagtcccttaaaaatgatgtttgcgggatacataacgttgtgcacaggatacactaggtttgatacatttcacatagcgggatacatagcattgtgcacgggatacatagcatttgatacattccacatgacgtgatacatagcgttgtgcacggaatacatgcgggatacataggtaaataagggatttttgaaatttatgaaataagtagggataaaaggatattaaggtaagtaaaggagtgtagttaagtaactTGTCCTTTATTTAATTTGTCAGTCATCATGTTTCTAAGTCATTttcaatcatttattttttgcgTCAAATTTTAATGGTTAAACTGATAACGATCAATAACTGATAACCGataagtcaatatcttaatgATTCTTAACGGTTTTACATGTCTATAAATAGATAACCGATAAACTTCTAAATTGAATGGAACCGACCAATACACAATCCTAGTAAGACATgtgtgtttatttgttcaattttatacatgaCACCCCTTAGGTGTTACTAGATCCGCCCTTGTGTCCTATGTAACATTTTATGTGGATTATTCCATGTAAGACGTGTGtatttacttgtttaatttatacaagtttaatgtctacttgtgcataccCAAAATTAGAGAACATAAATATCAGCTAAAGTCAAATTAGaagacacatttatatattatgtcataAAAAAGATTGTTgattagatttttttaattaaaaaataggaACAAAAAGTATTGGGTTGTGAGGAAAGCATCGTGTCATATGATAATTGCAAATCTAAATGACTTCCATCATTATTTCTACTTGATCCCTCTTCACACGTACGcaactatatattatttattatatattgcTACGCAATTTTGTGATTGCTTCTCACTTctcatcatatcatcatctCCACTACATTTTACTGCAACAATAATTTATACTCTAATCCGATcccctttttaaaatttatgtgtaTGAAATTTGATTCGACATAAAATTTAACAtgtaatattaatatattatgtttcaattttttattctgGAATAAGATTGAATCTAAGATTAATACTTAATTTACATTTTACGGATCGaaagaaaaatatgacaatCAGTGGAAGACTATCAatgtctctttaatatttttatgattacaaaaatatgcatattgaaataaagtgaaaaacttAAATTATATTGGTTACAAATAAATTACAAATGCGtcactcttttttaaaaaaataaaaaagtgtggtgcataaaatgaaacaaaatcaatataatttatgaaaatgatAAACGGCTCGTTCCATGGTTACTTTCATTTgaattctatatataataataataaaaaaaatcaatagaaacTTACGTGCAACATGATAAGATGCAGCAGTCTCTTCTATGCATGATGCAAGATTATTTGTGAATTATTATAATGTATAGTACtccaacattatatatatatatatatatattggtaaaaagagaagaaaacgtGGAATGCAAACTTTGCAAAAACGACTAATATTATGATTTACTACTCCTACTAAAGCAACACTTCCTAGTTATTATTGATCTTTAGTGAATCTACGTTGCTTTCAATCGATTTCTATCAAGATTATAGACTTTTGGTATAAGTTATATCAATGTAATTAATTAGGACACTTTTTTGTTTCCCCTCTATTTTTCAACTcactataatataatataatttgtgtCAATATATATAGGGTTttccactacaagaaaaataagaattagcGATGGCGGATGAAAAATTATagttaagcaaaaaaaataaaaaatctcatgCTAATCTCATAGCTACAGATTATATGCATAATGACCACACTACGTGCATTGAATAGTCCTTGTTTTActcaaattatttaattttatatatttaatttttttaatatttaaaactttaaattaattaaatttttaatattaagctcttcattatttttaaattataataaaaaatttaatatttaagactctaaattcaattaaatttttgtCTTCTATGActaataatttagaaaatatgtttttgtgGACTATGATAGCGCTACATTACTTTGAATTGTCGTAACAAACTCCAAAAGGTCATGTAAAAGTATGTACTTATCTACAAACTAGCATGTGTACGTGTCTACGcatattttaatagaataatTATAGTTCAATTTCTTTGGGTGATTTATAACTGGTAAATATCtgattttatgtatttatgtataatataatataaacataatatacataatcaatatatagattttttacatTTCCAGAGTTATTAATTACTCCTTtcgttctaatttatgtgacacatttcaaatttcgagattcaaacaagtctatctttaactgtaaattttcaatatattttaaaattattttggactattaattattgtgacttatattactttttacgtagtatacaaatatatatttcaaaaaaattgatttcataCGTAAATTTCCGattaaacttaaattgtttgactctcgaaaaatgaaatatgttacataaattgggacCGAGGGAGTAACAAATAAGTTTGGCCTGCTCATGTTGATAAGTTTCTCTatttaaaatagattaattATGAGTATTATATTAGTCTCTCACGTGATTGATATTGTAAAACGATGCATGCGTAATGCGTTGTTATTGTAATCCATCTAATTAGAGTTTTAAGTCATGATTAAATATAATTCACCAATATATTGTGGCTAGCTAGCCTCAATTAGTggaaaatcttttgattttgccCACCATTTTGTCCATTTACACTAATACTAGTTCTaattaaatgaataaattaCAAGTTGCTAAtatgtaatttatatataactaattgaCCAAGTCCAAGTCGACGGGAAACTAAAAGCTAATTAAACTACGTCGATAATTACTTGATTTTCTCACGTTTTAAACACTATATATTGTA
It encodes the following:
- the LOC125871062 gene encoding receptor-like cytosolic serine/threonine-protein kinase RBK2, translating into MEKTKVNAFSPDTVLEDFLRTAESESDSSKASTSEFDGSKNQRSSSRWTGFLELFRSKSKGHMTKDPLISSLKLSKRFSRSMRETSSGDMPNSILDNGLSYFKPQWKLFTLSELQTATNYFHQENLIGKGGYAEVHKGRLRNGQFIAVKRLTRGPQDERIGDFLSELGIMAHINHPNTAKLIGYAVDGGLFLVLELSPYGSLTNMLHASKQKLEWKIRYKVAIGIAKGILYLHEGGQRRIIHRDIKAANILLTKDLEPQICDFGLAKWLPERWTHLTVGKFEGTFGYLAPEFLMHGIVDEKTDVFAFGVLLLELITGRRALDYSQQSLVIWAKPLLKKNRIRELADPSLVDDYNLLQMNLMVLAASLCVQQSSIKRPRINQILQLLRGNSESRDIIMRIRKPSHWKRYYEELFNAEENKTTRGLSGLSLQEQIALEVSLR